CCCTGCTCTTCTTCCACGGCGGCCCGTATCGCCAGATGCTCCTCGGCCCGAACCCGATGAGCGCGTACACGTACATGTATGCGATGAATCAGTATTTCGCGAGCCGCGGATACGTCGTGCTGTCGGTCAACTATCGAGGCGGTACGGGATACGGCCTGAATTTTCGCGTGCCGCCCAAGTTCGGTCCCTCGGGAGCGAGCGAGTTCAACGACATTATGGGTGCGGCGAATTTCTTGAAGGCCAGACCAGACGTCGACTCGAAACGACTCGGCGTCTGGGGCGGCAGTTACGGTGGCTACATGACCGCGCTGGCACTCGCCCGCGCATCCGACACCTTCGCCGCCGGTGTGGACTACGCGGGTGTGCACGATTGGAGCGGCGTGCTGAAGGTGTATGCCGCCGCCGGAGCGCAATCCGCGTCGGACAGCCTGGCGCGCGCGTCATCGCCGCTGTCGTCGATCAAGCGTTGGCGTTCACCGGTGCTCGTGATCCAGGCCGACGACGATCACAACGTGCCGTTCAATCAGACGGTGCAGCTGATGACGGCACTCCGGGAGCAGAAGGTGCCAAACGAACTGATCGTCATTCCGAACGAGATTCACGATCTACTGCTGCATCGATCGTGGCTCGCGTACTTTCATGCGCAATCGGACTTTTTGGATAAGTACTTGGTTCGGTGACGGGTGGACGGCGTGCGCGATGGTGAGTGCCGGCCACTCTGGGTTCGATTGGGCGGGTTGAGTACGGCTCGCCGCTCGACGTCGGATTTCTGACGTCGGACATCAGACCCGGCGTTTGTGCGACGAGCCTCCACGAATTGGAAGGCTCCGCCCCGTCACGCCGGGTCTGAGGTCAGACGTCCGATATCTGACACTGATTTCTAGCGCACAGCCGTACCCCGCCCCCGAAGACAGACCTCGGAGTGGCCGTGATCCAAACGCCGTCACGCACCGTTCATCGTGCGAGGGGCGTCCAGCCGAGATTGAACTCGGCGACTGTGACTCGACTGCGGTAAAGAGCGAGTGGAACCGGAGAGCGCCACCAGCGTATCACCCCGGTCTACGCTGATGCGAAGGGCGACGTGAACGACCGTGCGTCCAAGCCGAACCTCACGCCGGTCTCATCGAAATAAAGGCCGAAGTTCCCCGCCTTGACCGCGGGCGCTAGAACCGCATCAGCGCCATCCGCCGAAGCCGATCTCCAGCCCGATTCCGGCGTACGACTTCAACGTATTGAAATCGCCGTACGCCATGAGTCCGATGCTCGCACCCCCGACGCGTCCGACACGCAGGGCGGCGTCGCCCCCAACCATGACCCCGACGCCGCCCCGCACCGGGCCGAGTTCCGTTCCAACATCGCCGAAGAGCTCGCACCCGACGACGCAGGGTCTGCGCACGAGCGCGGTGACGCCGCCGGACACGGAGGCAAAGCCGACGGAGTTCGACGTCGTCGCCCGGCCGAGAAGAAGGGATACGGCGCCGGTTTCCCCAAAGTCGTCGAGGAACTGACCGCGAAGCGTCGTGAGCCGAGCACCATGTTGGACGTTCACGTCGCCCGTGAGCACCGCCGCGCCGTCACCGTGCCGAATCCGATAGGTCGCGCCGCCCAACGATGCGGCGAACCATTCGCCGTACGTCGAACTCGCGGACACGGGGTGAGACGTCGTGTCGACCGGCGTGGTTTGCGCCGCCAGCGTTCCGCAGGCGCAGAACAACAATGTGGCGAGCATCACGACCGTGTTCGCGACACCGCTTGCGACACAAGCGCGGACATACCCTGCGCGAGAACCGCGCTCGCCAGACACCGCCACGATCAGTGCCTCTGTGGTCGACGGACTTGTTCCTCAATGGCCTGAGCCAGGCTCACGAGTGCTCGGTGGTCACGGGGCGTTTGGGCAGCAATCTCGTTCAACGTCACAATATCCGCCGGCGAAAACATTCCTGCATCCAGCGCCCATCGCGCCTCGATGCAAAGGTCTAGCCGAACCTGCAACGTCATCGCCGAGCGTAGTCGCAATTGGGCCGCCGGCTGCAAATCATCCAACCGCGCGGCCTCTCGCTCGATGTACGCTCGGAGCGCGGCAAGACCATCGTTGGGCAGAATTGGGTCGTGGTACAGGGGCGTGGTCCGTCTGTCGATGCTGGTGGTTCGGGCAGCGTAGTCTGTGGACCGCTGCCGCACAATCGGGCCAATGTCGGCGCCGCGCACCAATGCTGAACGCGTTTTGCGTTTGGATCTTTTCGCTTAGTCACGCGTCGCGTAAGGGAGGCGAGCCTAGCCTCGAGCAACAGCTATGAGCAGGAGCCTCGAGCCTAAACGGCGCGGAGAAGCTGCCGCGCATTCAGCTCATAGCTCATGCTGGCAGCCGTCGCTCACAGCTTGGAGACCTTCATGGCTCCATTGTGCTCTTTCGGGCTTAGACTACTTCGATTCGCATGATCGAGGGGTGGCGCTGTGTGTTGCGACGGGCTGCACGGCCGGCGTGCTGACGATCGGCCTGAATGGGATGCTCACGAGCCTCTGCATCGTTCCAAGGTGATGTCCTCCGCGATTCTCCTTGCCATTTGTCTCGTGTTCGCGGCCGGACCCCGCGCGACCGCGCAGGTTCAGGGTGGCGGCGCGACTGCGGTCGCTCTTTCCGCGAAGCACGAACTCCTTGGCAATCCTCTCGTCGGCGGTGGCGTCGAGCTTTGGATTCCGGCCGGCGACGGGCGGTTCGCATTTCGATTCGGCGGCGAATGGCTTCACGGGCAGGCCGACCGAATCGGCATCCCATGTGCCGGGCTCGTCGAGCCGGGTACATGCGCGCCGGAGCCGGTGCATGACCGATCGCGGATGACGACGGCGCGCGGCGGCGGCATGCTACGACTGGCCGGCGGCCACAATGCCACTCTCAAGCTCACGGCAGATTGGATGGTGACGCGAGTCAGCGTCGATACGCACGGAAATGCGAGTGGCAGCGAACTGACCGCTGCAAAGATGTTGTGGGGTCCATGGCTCGGCGTCTCCGCCGACTGGATACCATGGTCGCACGTGCCTATCGGCCTCGAAATGGAGGCAGGGCTCGGCGATCTGATACCAATATTGAATGAGCACATCCTCGACGGATACGCACCGTTCGACGGCGGTATGTCTGTCCGCCACTTGCGCCTTGGCCTGGTTTGGCGACCGCGATTTCCTCGGCAGCGCTGACCGCCGCTCTGTCCGAGCCTCCTATTCTGATCGAAGAGTGTCCGCGGGGTCCACGCGGAGCGCTTGTCTCACCGGCAAAACCGCGGCCATTATTGCGACGACCGCCATCAGCACGATGGCGCCGCCGAAGGAAGCTGGATCGGTCGGGCGCACGCGATAGACCAGCGCTGAGATGCCCCGAGCCGCGGCGTAGGCTCCGGCGAGACCGAACACGCAACCGACTGCGGCGAGCTTGAGACTCTGGCCAAGGATCGAGCGCGTCAGCGCCGCAGAATCGGCGCCCAATGCGACGCGGATGCCGATCTCTCGCGTGCGGCGCGCGACGGCGAAGGCGATGATGCCGAACAGGCCGACGGCCGTGAGCATCAATGCTATCAGCGCAAATGCGCCGAGTATGAACATGGCGACGCGTGGACCGCGATACGCGAATTCGAGCTGTGTCTCGGCGGTAGTGATTCTCGCGAGGGTTGCACCTACGCCCGCGCTCTCGACGGCACGCTCGAGCGCCGTTCGCAGCATCGCCGGATCGCCGCGCGCCCGCAGAATGAAGGGGCCAACCGATTCCTCGTCGTCGACGGACGACAGATACATCTGCAATTTGTAGAACTCTGCCGCGCGTCCGCCGGGCATTTGTGCGTCGTTCGCGATGCCGACGACCGTGCGCCACTCGCCCGGACTGTCGCCGAATCGAAGCCGCACGCCGAGCGGATCGCGATCCGGCCACAAGAGGCGCGCGAGCGATTCATTGATCACGACTTCGTCGTTAGCGCCCTGGCTCGCGTCGAATCCGCGTCCGCGAGCGAGCTGCATCCGCGCAACTCGAAAATAGTCCGGGCTCACCGTAGTTCCCGCGACGATTTCCGCGTCGGCCTGGCGTATACCCGACGGGCCCTCGACTGCACTCGGACCGGGAACGATGCTCGTGAGCGGTATGGATCCGATCGCCACCTCGGCCACGCCCGGCACAGCGGCGAATGCTCTATGAAGCGTCTGATTCGCTGCGGCGCGCTCGGCCGGGGTCGAATGTCGCCCCGTTTTCACATTCGCCGGCGCGGCGCGGTTCACGCTCACTTCGATGAGTCCCTTCGGCTCGTATCCGACCGGCGTTCGCACCAAGGCGATGAACGATCGCGTGAGCACGCCCGCGGCGGCGAGGAACATGAGCGAGAGCGCGATCTGTGCGACGATCAGCCCAGCGTGTGCACGTCCCGACGCTCGGCCCACTCCGGGTTGCCAGCCGCCGGTCTTGAGCGCGCCGTCGAGCGTCCGCTCTCCGGCGAGGAAAGCCGGTCCGATCCCGAACAGGAGAACGGTTGCGATCGAGAGGGCCGCGGACGTCGCGAGCACCGTCGTGTCGAGCGGAACCTTCACGAAGTAGCCGAGGGCGGCGGGCCGCAAGCCGAGCCAGGCGACGAGGACGCCGACCGCTCCTGCCGGAATGGCGAGCAGCAGGCTCTCGGTGAGAAGCATGCGGGCGAGTCTTCCCCGCCCTGCGCCGAGCACTTGCCGCATCGCGAACTCGCGCCGGCGCGACCAACCGCGCATGAGAAGCAGTCCGGCGACGTCGGCGCACGCGATGAGCAGCAGTCCGGAGGCAGCAACGAGGAGCAATTCGACGGCGCTGCGTTGTTGTGGCTCGACGCGATCGGAAGCCGTCCGCGCTTCTCCTCGCCGTCCCTTCATCCATCCGGTATCGGGAAGCGTACGCCGGATCGCGTCGAGCTCCTGCGATGCTCGCTCGGAGCTGATGCCGGAGCGAAGTCGCGCGAAACCTTGGACGAGACCTATCGAGCTGACGTCGAGCGGGACCCACACGGCCGGCCGGGGCTCCCGCTCGGCCGGCGCGCCAACCTGGCTGGGCAGCACGCCGATGATCGCGTATGCCTTTCCGTTCACGGTGATCGAGCGGCCGATGGCGTTGGGATTTCCGCCGAATTCCGTTTGCCACACCGAGTCGGCCAGGATCGCGACGAGGGGAGCGCCGCGGCGCGCGTCGTCGTCTGTGAATCCTCGTCCGAGAGACGGATGCACGCGCAGCATCGGGAGGAACGACGGCGTGACCGAAGCTACGGCCACCGTGTCGGTCTTCGCTGCGCGGACGGGGTAGTCCGACCACGTGTACGCCGCGAATTCGTCGAGCGTGCGCGAACGCGCGGACCACAGCCGATACAGTGCCGGGTCGATATCCCAGCGGAAATTGCCATCTCCGTTCTTCCGCGCCTCGAGGCTCACGATGCGGTTGCCATCGGCAAACGGGAGCGGCTCGAGCAGTAGCCGGCGAACGGTTCCGAACACCGCCGTGGTTGCGCCGATGCTGAGGGCGAGCGTGAGCATGACGACCGCACTCACCACTGGCGCGCGACGCACCTGTCGAAGGGCGGCGCGCAGGTCCTGGGTGAACTCTTCAATCCACCGAGCGACGCCGATCTGCCGCCCGCGCACGGTGGCACGACGCTCGGTGTGACGACGAAACGCGTCGGTGTCGCCAAACCGGCGCCGCGCTTCGGCTTCGGCGTCCGCCTCGCTCATCCCGGCGGCGCGGAGCTCGTCGACTCGCATCGCGACGTGAGCCGCGATTTCATCGTCCATGTCGCGAAGGAGTCGGTCGCGACTGGCCGGGAGGCGGAAGAGTCGTCGGACTCCGCGCGGGATCTTGAGCGTGACGCGAGGAATGCGCGTCACGTTGACCTCAGGACCTTGCTCACGGCGAGGACGTAGCGCTTCCAGGTCGCCGTTTCAGCATCCAGGCGTTTTCGTCCGCGCGACGTGAGCGAGTAGTACTTCGCGCGGCGGTTGTTATCTGAGACGCCCCACTCGGCGGCGATGGCACGGTCGTCTTCGAGGCGATGCAGCGCTTTGTAGAGCGCCGAGTCCACGATCTCCATTTCCCCGCTCGTTCGCTGCTCGATCCACTTGCTCAGGCCGAAGCCGTGCATTGGCGTGGTGGAGAGCGCTTGGAGGACCATGAGGTCGAGCGTGCCGTGGAGGAGATCGCTGGTGTCGCGGGGCATCGCCCTCCATGCACGAGGTTAGGGGTAAGGATCAAGGCGCAAGATGGCGGTCAAGCATGATAGGGTCAAGACGCCCCGCCCCGACGGGCAGATCGTGAGCGGTGAATGCCGGCCACTCTGGGTTCGATTGGCGGGTTGAGTACGGCTCGCCGCTCGAAATCGGACTTCGGATTTCTGACGTCGGACATCAGACCCAGCGTTTGTGCGACGAGCCTCCACGAACTGGAAGCTCCTTCCAGTCACGCCGGGTCTGACGTCAGACGTCCGATATCTGACACTGACTTCTAGCGCACAGCCGTACCCCGCCCCAGAAGACAGACCTCAGAGTGGCCGGGATCCAATCGCCGGTGCCGAGCAGACCTGGCATTCCAACCTTTTCCCCCGTTGGAAGCACCCAATCCAAACGGCGCTCAGTCACAACAAGGAGCAGCCTAGAGCGAGCTCACATCAGCGGAGGAGATCTCGATGCCCCGAAAGACACGTAAAGCGTTCGCCTGGGGAAACGGAGTATTGATCGCCCTGTTCAGCTCTGCGTTGCCGATCCACACACAGAACGCCAACGCGCAGGATTCCCGATCGCTGTACGCCAGCATGGCTCCAATCGAGCAATACCGGATGGACCGCGATGCGGAAATCGCACTGGCCCGCACCGCGGCGCCTCCCTCGATTTCGCGCGACGCCGAGATCTTGGTGCTGGGACAGAAGAACTTCGAGACCGCGGTCCGCGGCAAGAACGGTTTCGTCTGCGTGGTGGGCAGAGCGTTCGCCGGGCCGTTGAACAACCCCGAGTTCTGGAGTCCAAAGAACCGGAGCCCCATCTGCATGAATCCACCCGCGGCGCGGTCACTGTTGCCCTATGCCATGAAGCAGGCCGGGATGGCGCTCGCTGGCGCTTCGAAAGCTCAAATCACGGAAGCGATCAGGACCGCCGTGGCCACGAAAGAGCTCGGCGCTCCAGACGCCGGCTCGATGTGCTATATGATGTCAAAGCAGGCGTACCTGACCGATCAGGGAAGCCACAATCTGGCGCACGTGATGTTCGAGCTTCCGCGCAGCGACGTATTTCAAGACGACCCCGCCTTCTTCGTTTCCTGGGATCCGGCGCCAGTGATCGAGTTCAACGTTCCCGTCGGTCAGTGGTCAGACGGAACGTCCGCACACGCGCCGCACAAACCATCTACTCGATGAATCGCCGTAGCTCGATCCGCCCGCGATACTTGTTGTGAGGACACGTCGCGCTGATCCGCGCCGCGTCCGAGTCGTTCGCCGCGCGGATGATGAACAAGCCATCGACGACGTCGCCCGGAGGCTCGAGACGTCCCTCGACGTCGAGCTTACCGAGGCGGGCCAGACTGTCCGCCCAGCGGCCGTACTCGGCCCGGCGCTCGCCCATTTTGCCCGGCGGCGGCGCGAGATACGCCGATCCCGGTGAGAGGAGGAGCACGTACGTCTGACCGGGGCGTCGAGACCAGGCATGCGTGATGACGAGCAACACTGCCGCCGCGGCCACGGCACTCACCCACATCCAGCGTCCGCGGCGCTCGCCCCCGAACACGGCGCGGACGACCCGCTCCTCGAGCGCGGGATCAGGCTGCTGCTCCCGCGGTAAGTCGGCGAGCGCGCGTGTGATGTCGTCGGGTAGTTCTGTCATGGTCGACCCTCGTCGCGATTCAACGCCCTGCGAAGAAGCGTGCGGGCGCGCGCCAATTGACTCTTCGATGTGCCTTCGACGACGCCGAGCATGCCGGCGATCTCGTGATGTGCGTA
The sequence above is drawn from the Gemmatimonadaceae bacterium genome and encodes:
- a CDS encoding ABC transporter permease, with the protein product MTRIPRVTLKIPRGVRRLFRLPASRDRLLRDMDDEIAAHVAMRVDELRAAGMSEADAEAEARRRFGDTDAFRRHTERRATVRGRQIGVARWIEEFTQDLRAALRQVRRAPVVSAVVMLTLALSIGATTAVFGTVRRLLLEPLPFADGNRIVSLEARKNGDGNFRWDIDPALYRLWSARSRTLDEFAAYTWSDYPVRAAKTDTVAVASVTPSFLPMLRVHPSLGRGFTDDDARRGAPLVAILADSVWQTEFGGNPNAIGRSITVNGKAYAIIGVLPSQVGAPAEREPRPAVWVPLDVSSIGLVQGFARLRSGISSERASQELDAIRRTLPDTGWMKGRRGEARTASDRVEPQQRSAVELLLVAASGLLLIACADVAGLLLMRGWSRRREFAMRQVLGAGRGRLARMLLTESLLLAIPAGAVGVLVAWLGLRPAALGYFVKVPLDTTVLATSAALSIATVLLFGIGPAFLAGERTLDGALKTGGWQPGVGRASGRAHAGLIVAQIALSLMFLAAAGVLTRSFIALVRTPVGYEPKGLIEVSVNRAAPANVKTGRHSTPAERAAANQTLHRAFAAVPGVAEVAIGSIPLTSIVPGPSAVEGPSGIRQADAEIVAGTTVSPDYFRVARMQLARGRGFDASQGANDEVVINESLARLLWPDRDPLGVRLRFGDSPGEWRTVVGIANDAQMPGGRAAEFYKLQMYLSSVDDEESVGPFILRARGDPAMLRTALERAVESAGVGATLARITTAETQLEFAYRGPRVAMFILGAFALIALMLTAVGLFGIIAFAVARRTREIGIRVALGADSAALTRSILGQSLKLAAVGCVFGLAGAYAAARGISALVYRVRPTDPASFGGAIVLMAVVAIMAAVLPVRQALRVDPADTLRSE
- a CDS encoding PadR family transcriptional regulator: MPRDTSDLLHGTLDLMVLQALSTTPMHGFGLSKWIEQRTSGEMEIVDSALYKALHRLEDDRAIAAEWGVSDNNRRAKYYSLTSRGRKRLDAETATWKRYVLAVSKVLRST